GGAGACAAAGTTTTCCAATAGCTCCCTGATTTTTGAGAATGACATTTGCAAAATCCAGCTTAGAATGACATTACCAAACTCGGAACCCTGTTTTGAGCTCCCAGTGTTTCCATTTCCACCTGAGagaataacaataacaataatatacataatccaagtcttgaagcAAAATAGAATGGGAGAAGGTTGGATCTCCTTAGAATGCCAATCATTCAAGATTTCTCTGCCCTGCTCAGTTGAAatgaaaacttaaataaaGATTGAAATAACAATTTAGAAGAGAAGAGTCCATTAATAGTTCGCTACCAATTAAGGTCTAAAGTCTCAGAGAGAAGGCTCGCTCATATCCAGCTTGGTTAATATCCAAACAAGATAAAATTTGCTGTTGTGAACAAGAGACtgaggagaaaaagaaagtgaagggAAGCACGTGCCCTCAAATATCACTTCCAGAACTCAACTTTATCCCCTCCACCGGTAGAAAGTTTGgattttcctttattaataTGACTTCACCTAAATAATTCAGTCTTTTCAGTCTTCCTTCCTCAAGTTCTAACCATATTCCGGAGCAATCACACCAAACCATAAAGTGGATGTCTACTTTAAAAAGTGCCACAGACAATTAGCAAGTAAGATAATTCTTATTCACATTACTGGTACCAACGCCAAGCAAGTCCATTGGTGTTTGGTTAGCAATGTTTAAGGGTGTAGTGCAACAGCTCTTCTAGAAAAAAGTTTCCATTGTTTGCTTAACTGGTAGAAAGAATTCAATggattcttgtttttcttccacTTTAAGCATcgttcttttattattattgttattattttgataaccAGGAGCTGGGGCTTTGCTCCCCTATACCCGAGGGCACTCAAACCCCACCCTAAGGCCCAGATAGGAGAGACAACATGGGTTTTTGGCCTAAAGCTCACTGAAAGGTTCAAATTAGAGACCTCTAAGCTGGTATGACAAGAGGCCCAAGTCATTGTCAACTTTGAATATAGACATTTTAGGTGAGCTCTTTGTATCCTTGATTGTAACTCCAACACTTCACGGAAAAGTAATGTTTCTTTCTGcacaaataataatcaacTGCTGCACTCACGAAAAATATTCTGCCCCTTAAACCAAAAATTTGGAGTATTTTCCACCacctaaaataattaagatatatatgCCGCATACAgccaataataaattttgctatttctaTATTACATAGTAACTATATTTATCAGAGTTCATAACACACCTGAAGAAGGTAACTCCTGGAGCTTCTCTACAATCCCATGGTTTCCAATAGCGTTCCAAACATCTTTGTCCAAACACAGTGAAATTACCAGTCCCTAAATTAAACGGAaatctttgaagaaaataatttccaaaaaaaaataatacaacaaAGAAAGATGTttgatttattcattttcatatttaagtTACATTAACttaacaatttcaaagttCCAGTCATGTTTAGTCAGGAGGGAGTGGggaatttaaattcttttgatgGTCTATTTGCCtcaaaagtataaatatatcaaaaatgTTGTGAAGGAGATCCAAATGTGTCTTTACAGCTCAGTTGGTCTGTTATGTGCAAAAATTTGCTGTCCATTcctaaattattgtaattaaattatattaggGAGGCTTGGTGTGAGATATTTTTGGAAAGAGTCATGGAAGACAATGGTAAGATAAAAGGAGAGGTTTTATTATACTATTGGGTTGCTTTTGAGATGTGAAAGCTTTCATTCTTTAATCAGGATTGTTGTTGTAAGCTTTCACTGTTAGAGAAGATGGTATCAGgtgaagaaataaagaagttACAGTGGGTAAGTAGAGAAAGCTAATATAGTGAAGGAATTTGTTTCTCATTCTcaagtttgtttttcattctCCAGTAACATAATGCCACATTTCTCTTGGCATTTATTGTgtgatgaattattttataatttcattctTCTCATCCCAAATTATAGGGATTttcaaatgtatatatattgaccATCGGTCATTACATGAATATAGAGGAAAAGGGGAAATATTTCACAAAACTATTCTGCCCCAAAATTGTTCATGGGATCAAAGTCCATTAAACCCAAACAGGTATTCGGTCCAAGATAGCTGAACCCAAGGAGGCACCATCTTGAAGGAGCATGTttggagaagttgagagtcCCACGTTGGAAAAACCAAGGGGACTCATACTCCATATAACATAGATGggctactcctctcattgccaattggttttgagatggaaccacacactatcaaatttaacattcACCAagtcaaagaaaattttgttgtaccTTGAAAGTAGGATCTATTAGTATCCATTTAAAACCTTTACGAAGTAATCGATAACCACGAGAATCCAAAATGCTTGAACAACTGGAGTTCATCAGCGGCTGAAGCCACTTTGACACGGATTCAAGAGAAAACCACT
This DNA window, taken from Cucumis sativus cultivar 9930 chromosome 6, Cucumber_9930_V3, whole genome shotgun sequence, encodes the following:
- the LOC101205732 gene encoding uncharacterized protein LOC101205732; this encodes MAFKSSSQVLSTSHSTDNTSNSLRHGGREIETLPTPFPNFDLGPVPSAVEVDAAVTALRSLLQEWFSLESVSKWLQPLMNSSCSSILDSRGYRLLRKGFKWILIDPTFKGLVISLCLDKDVWNAIGNHGIVEKLQELPSSGGNGNTGSSKQGSEFGNVILSWILQMSFSKIRELLENFVSLLNYAFCFPGKENLKPEKKDEMDEKIQSAFILSLVIMMIVVVARVQIA